A region from the Sporohalobacter salinus genome encodes:
- the ahpC gene encoding alkyl hydroperoxide reductase subunit C, which yields MSLIGKEVLPFKAQAYQNGEFLEVTEESFKGQWSVVVFYPADFTFVCPTELENLQDEYENLKELGVEVYTVSTDTHFTHKAWHDNSETIGKIEYVMVGDPSHTLSRNFDVLIEEEGLADRATFIIDPDGVVQGMEINAGNIGRDASAIVRKVKAAQYVRNNPEEVCPAKWEEGSETLEPNLDLVGKI from the coding sequence ATGTCATTAATCGGAAAGGAAGTATTACCATTCAAAGCTCAAGCTTATCAAAACGGTGAATTTTTGGAGGTCACAGAAGAAAGTTTTAAAGGGCAATGGAGTGTAGTTGTATTTTATCCAGCTGACTTTACATTTGTATGTCCTACAGAATTAGAAAATTTACAAGATGAATATGAAAATTTAAAAGAGCTTGGAGTTGAAGTATATACTGTTTCAACAGATACTCATTTTACGCATAAAGCATGGCACGATAATTCAGAAACTATAGGGAAGATTGAGTACGTTATGGTTGGAGATCCATCACATACTCTTTCTCGAAACTTTGATGTCCTTATTGAAGAAGAGGGTCTTGCTGATCGTGCTACTTTTATTATTGATCCAGATGGTGTGGTGCAAGGAATGGAAATTAATGCAGGTAACATTGGACGAGATGCAAGTGCCATTGTAAGAAAAGTTAAAGCCGCTCAATATGTAAGAAATAACCCAGAAGAAGTTTGCCCTGCTAAATGGGAAGAAGGTAGCGAAACCCTTGAACCAAACCTTGATCTTGTAGGAAAAATTTAA